One Pseudomonas sp. HOU2 genomic window carries:
- a CDS encoding bifunctional diguanylate cyclase/phosphodiesterase produces MTTTEQLSALSSILTQSGLHSLFQPIICLSERRILGYEALTRGPSNSPLHSPIALFAVARQAGRLSELEIACRQSACRRFNEQQLPGKLFLNVSPESLLEAAHQPGRTLQLLQDFGIPPSQVVIELTEQTPIDDFQLLQTALHHYRAMGFSIALDDLGAGYSSLRLWSELRPDYVKIDRHFIDGIHQDALKREFVGSILQIAKASRAQVIAEGIELPEELAVLTEMGVDLVQGYLLGRPQEHPPRDARALMPKHDSSTVALNDEGSDLSALLNEQPAVHRDTPTATVLEAFRRQANLNSLAVLDEQGQPCGIVHRHSLSDALLKPFATDLFARKPISRLMNDDFLAVEMSQSLQQVSRLITSRARQRIEEDFIITLNGGYLGLGRVIDVLKLITELKIQQARYANPLTLLPGNVPIQQCLTRLLQQGRESIICYVDIDSFKPFNDIYGYGRGDEVLLCLAQCLNERVDPSRDFVGHIGGDDFLLVLGPEDWRKRLNQLLDDFQSQCRRFYRPEHLEAGCFIAPNRQGVRQEFPLLSLSIGVVHLHPAACAELDASQLAEMASQAKHHAKNVPGYSVHVIDSLSAADLQLPQLIGQR; encoded by the coding sequence ATGACCACGACCGAACAGCTGAGTGCCTTGAGCTCGATCCTGACTCAAAGCGGTTTGCACAGTCTGTTCCAGCCGATCATCTGTCTCTCCGAGCGCCGCATCCTCGGCTACGAAGCCCTCACCCGCGGCCCGTCCAACAGTCCCCTGCACTCGCCTATCGCCCTGTTCGCGGTGGCCCGCCAGGCCGGTCGCCTGAGCGAACTGGAGATTGCCTGCCGCCAGTCTGCCTGCCGTCGTTTCAACGAGCAGCAACTGCCGGGCAAGCTGTTCCTCAACGTATCCCCGGAGTCCCTGCTCGAAGCCGCGCACCAACCGGGACGGACTCTGCAACTGCTGCAGGATTTCGGCATTCCACCCAGCCAAGTAGTGATCGAACTTACCGAACAGACGCCGATCGACGATTTCCAGTTGCTGCAAACCGCCCTGCATCACTATCGGGCGATGGGCTTTTCGATTGCATTGGATGACTTGGGTGCCGGCTATTCGAGCTTGCGTCTATGGTCGGAGCTGCGTCCGGACTATGTGAAAATCGACCGCCACTTCATCGACGGCATTCATCAGGATGCGCTGAAGCGCGAGTTCGTCGGCTCGATCCTGCAAATCGCCAAGGCTTCGCGGGCGCAGGTGATTGCCGAGGGCATAGAGTTGCCGGAAGAACTGGCGGTGCTGACCGAGATGGGCGTCGATCTGGTGCAGGGTTACCTGCTCGGCCGCCCTCAGGAACATCCACCCCGCGATGCGCGGGCCCTGATGCCGAAACACGACAGCAGCACCGTGGCGTTGAACGACGAAGGCAGCGACCTCAGCGCCCTGCTCAACGAGCAACCCGCGGTGCATCGCGACACACCGACCGCCACGGTGCTGGAGGCCTTCCGCCGCCAGGCCAATCTGAACTCACTGGCGGTGCTCGACGAACAGGGTCAGCCGTGCGGCATCGTCCACCGGCATTCGTTGTCCGACGCACTGCTCAAACCGTTCGCCACCGACCTGTTCGCGCGCAAACCGATCAGCCGCCTGATGAACGACGACTTCCTCGCCGTGGAGATGAGCCAGTCGCTGCAACAGGTCAGCCGCCTGATCACCAGCCGCGCCCGGCAACGCATCGAAGAAGATTTCATCATCACCCTCAACGGCGGTTATCTCGGCCTCGGTCGGGTGATCGACGTGCTCAAACTGATCACCGAACTGAAAATCCAGCAGGCGCGCTACGCCAACCCGTTGACCCTGCTGCCCGGCAACGTGCCGATCCAGCAATGCCTGACCCGCCTGCTGCAACAGGGCCGCGAATCGATCATCTGCTACGTCGACATCGACAGCTTCAAACCCTTCAACGACATCTACGGCTACGGCCGTGGCGACGAAGTCCTGCTGTGCCTGGCGCAATGCCTGAACGAACGCGTCGACCCGTCCCGCGACTTCGTCGGCCACATCGGCGGCGACGACTTCCTGCTGGTGCTCGGCCCGGAAGACTGGCGCAAACGCCTCAACCAACTGCTCGACGACTTCCAAAGCCAATGCCGGCGCTTCTATCGCCCGGAACACCTGGAGGCCGGCTGCTTCATCGCGCCGAATCGTCAGGGTGTGCGGCAGGAATTCCCGTTGCTGTCACTGTCCATCGGCGTCGTCCACCTGCACCCCGCAGCCTGCGCCGAACTGGATGCGAGTCAGCTGGCGGAGATGGCTTCGCAGGCGAAGCACCATGCGAAGAATGTTCCGGGGTATAGCGTGCATGTGATTGATAGTCTCAGTGCTGCCGATCTTCAACTGCCGCAACTGATTGGCCAGCGTTGA
- a CDS encoding carboxy terminal-processing peptidase, with translation MKHLLPSTALALFIGIGLLPMSGKTFAANSWDNLQPDRDEVIASLNVVELLKRHHYSKPPLDDARSVIIYDSYIKLLDPSRSYFMASDIAEFDKWKTQFDDFLKSGDLNAGFTIYKRYLDRVKARLDFAIAELNKGVDKMDFTTKETLLIDRKDAPWLKSTAELDDLWRKRVKDEVLRQKIAGKDSKQIQETLTKRYKNQLARLDQTRAEDIFQAYINTFAMSYDPHTNYLSPDNAENFDINMSLSLEGIGAVLQSDNDQVKVVRLVPAGPADKTKQVAPADKIIGVAQGNKEMVDVVGWRLDEVVKLIRGPKGTVVRLEVIPASNAPNDQTSKIVPITREAVKLEDQAVKKSVLNLKQDGKDYKLGIIEIPAFYLDFKAFRAGDPDYKSTTRDVKKLLTELQKEKVDGVVIDLRNNGGGSLQEATELTSLFIDKGPTVLVRNADGRVDVLEDENPGAFYKGPMALLVNRLSASASEIFAGAMQDYHRALIIGGQTFGKGTVQTIQPLNHGELKLTLAKFYRVSGQSTQHQGVLPDIDYPSIIDTKEIGESALPEAMPWDTIKAAIKPAVDPFKPYLAQLKSEHDARSSKDAEFVFIRDKLALAQKLMEEKTVSLNEADRRAQHADIDAKQLAMENIRRKAKGEEPLKELKKEDDDALAAAEPDKVKPEDDAYLSETGRVLLDYLKLSNQVAKK, from the coding sequence ATGAAGCATTTGCTCCCCAGCACCGCCCTCGCTCTTTTCATCGGTATCGGCCTGTTGCCGATGTCGGGCAAAACATTCGCAGCCAACAGCTGGGACAACTTGCAGCCTGACCGCGACGAAGTGATCGCCAGTCTCAACGTCGTCGAGTTGCTCAAGCGTCACCACTACAGCAAGCCGCCGCTCGATGATGCGCGCTCGGTGATCATCTACGACAGCTACATCAAGCTGCTGGACCCGTCGCGCAGCTACTTCATGGCCAGCGACATCGCCGAATTCGACAAGTGGAAGACCCAGTTCGACGACTTCCTCAAGAGCGGCGACCTCAACGCCGGGTTCACCATCTACAAGCGCTATCTGGACCGCGTCAAGGCGCGTCTGGACTTCGCCATTGCGGAGCTGAACAAGGGCGTCGACAAGATGGACTTCACCACCAAGGAGACCTTGCTGATCGATCGCAAGGACGCCCCTTGGCTCAAATCCACCGCTGAACTCGACGACCTGTGGCGCAAACGCGTCAAGGACGAAGTGCTGCGGCAGAAGATTGCCGGCAAGGATTCCAAGCAGATCCAGGAAACCCTGACCAAGCGCTACAAGAACCAACTGGCGCGTCTGGACCAGACCCGCGCGGAAGACATCTTCCAGGCGTACATCAACACCTTCGCCATGTCCTACGACCCGCACACCAACTATCTGTCGCCGGATAACGCGGAGAACTTCGACATCAACATGAGCCTGTCCCTCGAGGGCATCGGCGCTGTGTTGCAGAGCGACAATGATCAAGTGAAAGTCGTGCGTCTGGTGCCGGCAGGTCCGGCCGACAAGACCAAGCAGGTCGCACCGGCCGACAAGATCATCGGCGTTGCCCAAGGCAACAAAGAGATGGTCGATGTGGTGGGCTGGCGCCTCGACGAAGTGGTCAAGCTGATCCGCGGCCCGAAAGGCACCGTGGTGCGCCTGGAAGTGATTCCGGCCAGCAATGCGCCGAACGACCAGACCAGCAAGATCGTGCCGATCACCCGTGAAGCGGTGAAGCTTGAAGACCAGGCGGTGAAAAAATCCGTGCTGAACCTGAAACAGGACGGCAAGGACTACAAGCTCGGCATCATCGAGATTCCGGCCTTCTACCTCGACTTCAAGGCGTTCCGTGCCGGTGATCCGGACTACAAGAGCACCACCCGTGACGTCAAGAAACTGCTGACCGAACTGCAGAAAGAGAAAGTCGACGGCGTGGTCATCGACCTGCGCAACAACGGCGGCGGGTCCCTGCAGGAAGCCACCGAGCTGACCAGCCTGTTCATCGACAAAGGCCCGACCGTCCTCGTGCGTAACGCCGATGGCCGCGTCGATGTGCTGGAAGATGAAAACCCGGGTGCGTTCTACAAAGGCCCGATGGCACTGCTGGTCAACCGCCTGTCCGCCTCGGCTTCGGAGATTTTCGCCGGCGCCATGCAGGACTACCATCGCGCATTGATCATCGGTGGCCAGACCTTTGGCAAAGGCACCGTGCAGACCATTCAGCCGCTGAACCATGGCGAGCTGAAACTGACCCTGGCCAAGTTCTACCGGGTTTCCGGGCAGAGCACCCAGCATCAGGGCGTACTGCCGGACATCGACTACCCGTCGATCATCGACACCAAGGAAATCGGCGAGAGCGCCCTGCCGGAAGCCATGCCGTGGGACACCATCAAGGCGGCGATCAAACCTGCGGTCGATCCGTTCAAGCCGTACCTGGCGCAGCTCAAATCCGAGCATGACGCACGCAGCTCCAAGGATGCCGAGTTCGTGTTCATCCGTGACAAGCTGGCCTTGGCGCAGAAGCTGATGGAAGAAAAAACCGTCAGCCTCAACGAAGCCGACCGTCGTGCCCAGCATGCGGACATCGATGCCAAGCAACTGGCGATGGAGAACATCCGTCGCAAGGCAAAAGGCGAAGAGCCGCTCAAAGAGCTGAAGAAAGAAGACGACGACGCACTTGCGGCGGCCGAGCCGGACAAGGTCAAACCCGAGGACGACGCCTACCTGAGCGAGACCGGGCGCGTTCTGCTGGATTACCTGAAGCTGAGCAATCAGGTGGCCAAGAAGTAA
- a CDS encoding zinc-binding dehydrogenase produces the protein MKALQGVEGQVAWLEEPSPVCDAGQVRIRVAAAGLNRADLLQKAGLYPPPPGASQVLGLECSGVISEVGAGSSWQVGDRVCALLAGGGMAEEVVVDGRHVLPVPEGVSLIEAAALPEVYATVWLNVFQLAALKPGEKVLLHAGASGIGSAAIQLCKAFGNPSWVSVGSAERLAYCEALGAQGGVIRSDDLESLRDFGPFDVILDPVGGNYAALNLKLTALDGRWVLIGLMGGREAKLDLAQVLGKRVQLLGSTLRSRDDQFKADLLSDLGQHVWPLFAEGRLSPQLAKTFAVKDAEAAFAELASNTVSGKVVLVIDDSLS, from the coding sequence GTGAAGGCATTGCAAGGCGTTGAAGGTCAAGTGGCATGGCTTGAAGAGCCGAGTCCGGTATGTGATGCAGGGCAAGTGCGCATTCGCGTGGCGGCGGCGGGCCTTAATCGCGCCGATTTATTACAGAAAGCCGGGCTTTATCCACCACCGCCCGGTGCCAGTCAGGTGCTCGGTCTTGAGTGCTCCGGGGTGATCAGCGAGGTCGGCGCCGGTTCGTCCTGGCAGGTCGGCGACCGCGTCTGCGCCTTGTTGGCCGGGGGCGGGATGGCTGAAGAAGTGGTCGTCGACGGACGGCACGTGCTGCCGGTGCCCGAGGGCGTTTCGTTGATCGAGGCCGCTGCATTACCCGAGGTTTATGCAACGGTCTGGCTGAACGTGTTTCAACTGGCGGCGCTGAAACCCGGCGAAAAGGTTCTCCTGCACGCCGGTGCCAGTGGAATTGGTTCAGCCGCCATTCAGCTGTGCAAGGCGTTCGGCAATCCCTCTTGGGTCAGCGTCGGGTCTGCCGAGCGCTTGGCCTACTGTGAGGCACTGGGCGCCCAGGGCGGCGTGATACGCAGCGATGATCTGGAGAGCCTGCGCGACTTCGGGCCGTTTGACGTGATTCTTGATCCGGTGGGCGGCAACTACGCCGCGCTGAACCTCAAACTGACGGCACTGGACGGACGCTGGGTGCTGATCGGTTTGATGGGCGGGCGTGAGGCGAAACTGGACCTGGCGCAGGTGCTGGGCAAGCGCGTGCAGTTGCTCGGTTCGACGTTGCGCAGTCGCGACGATCAGTTCAAGGCCGACCTGCTCAGTGACCTGGGACAGCATGTGTGGCCGCTGTTTGCCGAAGGACGGTTGAGCCCGCAACTGGCAAAAACCTTCGCGGTGAAAGACGCCGAAGCGGCGTTTGCCGAATTGGCGAGCAATACGGTTTCGGGGAAGGTGGTGCTGGTGATTGACGACAGCCTGAGCTGA
- a CDS encoding HAD family hydrolase has translation MALAIFDLDETLIHGDCATLWSEQMGRLGWVDPESFMRKNNELMDAYSHGKLRMEEFMAFSLEPMIGRTPEEVEHLVGPWVEDFIEPIIFSDATKTIAAHRKAGDRILVISASGTHLVKPIAERLGIDEILGIELEVAHGVYTGQTVGTLTYREGKITRLLEWLDAEEENLEGASFYSDSRNDLPLLLKVDFPHVVNPDPALLEHAEKSGWPIHLWK, from the coding sequence ATGGCCCTGGCAATTTTTGATCTGGACGAAACCCTGATCCACGGCGACTGCGCCACCCTCTGGAGCGAGCAGATGGGGCGCCTGGGCTGGGTCGATCCCGAGTCGTTCATGCGCAAGAACAACGAGCTGATGGACGCCTACAGCCATGGCAAATTGCGCATGGAAGAATTCATGGCGTTCAGCCTGGAGCCGATGATCGGCCGTACCCCGGAAGAGGTGGAGCATCTGGTCGGCCCGTGGGTGGAAGACTTCATCGAACCGATCATCTTCAGCGACGCGACCAAAACCATCGCCGCCCACCGCAAGGCCGGTGACCGGATTCTGGTGATCTCGGCTTCCGGCACGCACCTGGTCAAACCGATTGCCGAGCGCTTGGGCATCGACGAAATTCTCGGCATCGAACTGGAAGTCGCGCACGGCGTTTACACGGGCCAGACCGTCGGCACGCTGACCTACCGCGAAGGCAAGATCACCCGCCTGCTGGAATGGCTGGACGCCGAGGAAGAGAATCTGGAAGGCGCGAGTTTCTACTCCGACTCACGCAATGACTTGCCGTTGCTGCTGAAGGTGGATTTCCCGCATGTAGTAAATCCGGATCCGGCGCTGCTGGAGCATGCCGAAAAATCCGGCTGGCCGATCCATCTCTGGAAGTAA
- a CDS encoding ABC transporter ATP-binding protein: protein MSYVSVQNLKKNYAGTTVFSDINCEINKGEFVTLLGPSGCGKSTLLRCIAGLTPVDGGKILLDGVDIVPLSPQKRGIGMVFQSYALFPNMTVEQNVAFGLRMQKVNADDSHKRVAEVLKLVELNDFASRYPHQLSGGQCQRVALARSLVTRPRLLLLDEPLSALDARIRKHLREQIRQIQRELGLTTIFVTHDQEEALTMSDRIFLMNQGKIVQSGDAETLYTAPVDLFAAGFIGNYNLLDADSASKLLQRPINHRIAIRPEAIELSLNGELDAQIRSHSLLGNVIRYRVEARGVELVVDVLNRSAADLHPDGQRLALSIDPTALCEVA from the coding sequence ATGAGCTATGTCAGCGTCCAGAACCTGAAGAAAAACTACGCGGGCACCACGGTGTTCAGCGACATCAACTGCGAGATCAACAAGGGCGAGTTCGTCACCCTGCTCGGCCCGTCCGGTTGCGGCAAGTCCACGCTGCTGCGCTGCATTGCCGGGCTGACGCCGGTGGATGGCGGCAAGATCCTGCTCGATGGCGTCGACATCGTGCCGCTGAGCCCGCAGAAACGCGGGATCGGCATGGTGTTCCAGAGCTACGCGCTGTTCCCCAACATGACCGTCGAACAGAACGTCGCCTTCGGCCTGCGCATGCAAAAGGTCAATGCCGACGACAGCCACAAGCGCGTCGCCGAAGTACTGAAACTGGTCGAGCTCAACGATTTCGCCAGCCGTTATCCGCACCAGCTCTCCGGCGGTCAGTGCCAGCGCGTGGCCCTCGCCCGCTCGCTGGTGACTCGCCCACGCTTACTGCTGCTGGATGAACCGCTGTCGGCGCTGGATGCGCGGATTCGCAAACACCTGCGCGAGCAGATCCGGCAGATCCAGCGCGAACTCGGTCTGACCACGATTTTCGTCACCCACGATCAGGAGGAAGCGCTGACCATGTCCGACCGGATTTTCCTGATGAACCAGGGGAAGATCGTGCAGAGCGGCGATGCCGAAACCCTCTACACCGCGCCGGTGGATCTGTTCGCTGCGGGCTTCATCGGCAACTACAACCTGCTCGACGCCGACAGCGCCTCGAAGCTGCTGCAACGGCCGATCAACCACCGCATCGCGATTCGCCCGGAAGCCATCGAGCTGAGCCTCAATGGCGAACTCGACGCGCAGATCCGCAGTCACAGCCTGCTCGGTAACGTGATCCGCTATCGAGTCGAGGCGCGTGGCGTGGAACTGGTGGTGGACGTGCTCAACCGCTCGGCGGCGGATCTGCATCCCGACGGTCAGCGTCTGGCGCTTTCCATCGATCCGACGGCCCTGTGTGAGGTAGCCTGA
- a CDS encoding ABC transporter permease, translating to MSRAESGPAGVYHRVVVYLLFAILLLPLVGTLIYSIASSWSATILPSGFTFKWYLQLWSDPRFLHAFGQSLLVCVGALVLSVVLILPLLFVVHYHFPKLDALMNILILLPFAVPPVVSSVGLLQLYGSGPLAMVGTPWILIGCYFTVALPFMYRAITNNLQAINLRDLMDAAQLLGASTFQAAFLVVLPNLRKGLMVALLLSFSFLFGEFVFANILVGTRYETLQVYLNNMRNSSGHFTSALVISYFFFVLVLTWIANILNKDKSE from the coding sequence ATGTCTCGCGCTGAATCCGGCCCGGCCGGTGTCTATCACCGCGTCGTGGTTTATCTGTTGTTCGCGATCCTGCTGCTGCCGCTGGTGGGCACGCTGATCTACTCGATCGCCAGCAGCTGGTCGGCGACCATCCTGCCCAGCGGTTTCACCTTCAAGTGGTACCTCCAGCTGTGGAGCGACCCGCGCTTTCTGCATGCCTTCGGCCAGTCGCTGCTGGTGTGCGTCGGCGCGCTGGTGCTGTCGGTGGTGCTGATCCTGCCGCTGCTGTTCGTGGTGCATTACCACTTCCCGAAACTCGATGCGCTGATGAACATCCTGATCCTGCTGCCCTTCGCGGTGCCGCCAGTGGTGTCGTCGGTCGGGCTGTTGCAACTCTATGGTTCCGGGCCGCTGGCGATGGTCGGCACGCCGTGGATTCTGATCGGTTGCTACTTCACCGTGGCGCTGCCGTTCATGTACCGGGCGATCACCAACAACCTGCAGGCGATCAACCTGCGCGACCTGATGGACGCCGCGCAACTGCTCGGCGCCAGCACCTTTCAGGCGGCGTTTCTGGTGGTGCTGCCAAACCTGCGCAAAGGCCTGATGGTCGCGTTGCTGCTGTCGTTCTCGTTCCTGTTCGGTGAGTTCGTGTTCGCCAACATCCTGGTCGGCACGCGCTACGAAACCCTGCAGGTGTACCTGAACAACATGCGCAACAGCAGCGGCCACTTCACCAGTGCGCTGGTGATCTCGTACTTCTTTTTCGTGCTGGTCCTGACCTGGATCGCCAACATCTTGAACAAGGACAAAAGCGAATGA